The Erpetoichthys calabaricus chromosome 5, fErpCal1.3, whole genome shotgun sequence genome has a segment encoding these proteins:
- the LOC114651619 gene encoding N-acetyllactosaminide beta-1,3-N-acetylglucosaminyltransferase 3-like: MDQLSRQKYRRLRVNLLRVFVILVIFVIFLSYDFYPNLHHRFMLYHHSRDFSILLRPHSCNNQQPIFLLIAIKSLSQHADRRAAIRTTWGRQQNTDNFQVQRVFLLGRAPDVVQGQSVDAIIQEENRDHGDILQWDFEESFHNVTLKEYLFWKWFEQQCSPTVKYVLKGDDDVFVNIDNVIRFLTLQNSNSRNLYVGKALVNTYPNRVWWSKYYIPRFMFSSKPYPPYAGGGAYLLSRESIHLLHQASKQVDLFPIDDVYVGMCAEAANISVQNHNGFRTYEYTPFNPCLFRKAMAIHQVLPNALYLMWSLLKQPLKCLTSEYSIFDLKKLEVVVH, from the coding sequence ATCAGCTCAGCAGACAGAAGTACCGAAGGCTGAGAGTAAATCTCCTCAGGGTTTTCGTCATActtgtcatttttgtcattttcctttctTACGACTTCTACCCAAATTTGCACCATAGGTTTATGCTTTACCATCATTCTCGGGATTTCTCGATACTGCTGAGACCACATAGCTGTAATAACCAGCAGCCAATTTTCCTTCTGATCGCTATCAAATCCCTATCCCAGCATGCAGATCGGCGAGCAGCTATTCGCACCACCTGGGGACGCCAACAGAACACTGACAATTTCCAAGTGCAGAGAGTTTTTCTCTTGGGCAGAGCACCGGACGTAGTTCAAGGCCAAAGCGTAGATGCTATCATTCAAGAGGAAAACCGGGACCACGGAGACATCCTGCAGTGGGATTTTGAGGAATCTTTCCATAATGTCACCCTCAAGGAGTACCTGTTTTGGAAGTGGTTTGAACAGCAGTGTTCCCCCACAGTGAAGTATGTCCTAAAGGGGGATGATGATGTCTTTGTCAATATAGACAATGTTATTAGGTTTCTCACCCTCCAAAACAGTAACAGTAGAAATCTGTATGTAGGGAAGGCACTGGTAAATACCTACCCTAATCGGGTCTGGTGGAGTAAGTATTACATACCACGTTTCATGTTCTCCAGCAAGCCTTACCCTCCTTATGCTGGAGGAGGTGCTTACCTGCTATCTAGGGAGTCCATTCACCTTCTCCACCAAGCCTCCAAGCAAGTTGACCTCTTCCCTATTGATGATGTTTACGTAGGAATGTGTGCAGAGGCTGCCAACATTTCTGTTCAAAATCATAATGGCTTCAGGACTTATGAGTACACACCTTTTAATCCTTGTTTGTTCAGAAAGGCAATGGCCATACACCAGGTGCTTCCTAATGCACTGTATCTGATGTGGAGCCTCCTAAAACAACCATTGAAATGTCTCACCAGCGAATATTCAATATTTGATCTTAAGAAATTGGAAGTTGTTGTTCATTAA